One genomic region from Gemmatimonadota bacterium encodes:
- a CDS encoding homoserine O-succinyltransferase: MTHAALARGPAGHVEAYCSTGTSPGFSGRTRHRIELDHHATQAIEVSYEVHGPAHAPALVVLGGISAGRHLAPTVADPSPGWWPGVVELGRALDPTRHRLIGVDYLAGPSSTFRTTAPVTTHDQARAIAAVLDALGVPSVTLVGSSYGGMVALAFAELFASRVSGLVLLCAAHRTHPMATAWRSIQRSVVRLGEERGAPAEGLALARALAMTTYRSADEFERRFDYRPDMDSLDLASLDANGGAVRFPVQDYLEARGGAFASVFDAASFLSLSTSIDIHCVDPGLVESRTTLVSFDTDALVPPWLVEELAQGAPGVCEHVTLSSPFGHDAFLKEPERVSSVFEVSERAQRRGRRSGRLEGA, from the coding sequence ATGACGCACGCAGCCCTCGCCCGCGGCCCCGCGGGTCACGTTGAAGCATACTGTTCGACCGGCACGTCGCCGGGCTTCTCCGGTCGCACACGCCATCGCATCGAGCTGGACCATCACGCGACCCAGGCCATCGAGGTCTCGTACGAGGTGCATGGCCCCGCGCACGCGCCGGCGCTCGTCGTTCTCGGAGGCATTTCCGCGGGTCGGCATCTCGCTCCGACGGTCGCTGACCCTTCGCCCGGCTGGTGGCCCGGAGTAGTTGAGCTCGGGCGGGCGCTCGACCCGACCCGCCATCGGCTCATCGGCGTCGACTACCTAGCGGGTCCCAGCTCGACCTTTCGCACGACGGCGCCTGTGACCACGCACGACCAGGCTCGCGCGATCGCCGCGGTGCTCGACGCTCTGGGTGTTCCTTCCGTCACGTTGGTGGGCTCGTCCTACGGCGGTATGGTCGCTCTCGCTTTTGCGGAACTCTTCGCCAGCAGGGTGTCCGGGCTGGTGTTGCTGTGTGCGGCGCACCGCACGCACCCGATGGCAACGGCCTGGCGGTCGATCCAGCGCTCGGTCGTGCGACTCGGCGAAGAACGTGGAGCTCCGGCAGAGGGGCTCGCGCTCGCCCGCGCGTTGGCGATGACCACCTACCGAAGCGCCGACGAGTTCGAACGACGCTTCGACTATAGACCCGACATGGACAGCCTCGACCTCGCCAGCCTCGACGCCAACGGCGGAGCGGTGCGCTTCCCGGTTCAGGACTACCTCGAGGCGCGCGGCGGAGCGTTCGCGAGCGTCTTCGATGCGGCGAGCTTCTTGAGCCTGTCGACATCGATCGACATCCACTGCGTCGATCCCGGGCTCGTGGAGAGCCGGACCACTTTGGTTTCGTTCGACACCGACGCGCTCGTCCCCCCGTGGCTCGTCGAGGAGCTCGCCCAGGGCGCTCCGGGCGTCTGCGAGCACGTAACGCTGTCCTCGCCTTTCGGCCACGATGCGTTCCTCAAGGAGCCCGAGCGCGTCTCGTCCGTATTCGAAGTTTCTGAACGGGCACAGCGACGTGGTCGGCGGAGCGGTCGTCTCGAAGGGGCCTGA
- a CDS encoding CPBP family intramembrane metalloprotease encodes MKVTAILAAEREAPMTRRPTFWIIFCALGIAGAVTAIQLFRVALPSVSLDISMDRGSALAEAAVLAERYGWAPADARSAASFGQVGSEVQTYVELEGGGRDAFESLARAGVYQPYQWSVRRFAEGEVEEALVRFTPEGTPYGFRLRLSEDDPGQGNLDETAARAAAEAGAAAWPIDLSSYALLESSEETLPSGRVDHTFVFERTDVTLAEARFRVRLVIAGDQFTQLTHFVHVPEAFSRQYADMRSTNNAIALVSQSILVLFFVLFGAGVGTALLLRRRWVEWRTALTWGGFSALLIGLNGVNALPLSWMSYDTALSANTFVLQQVAAAGAIFFLGTPILGFFFMAGESLGRRAFPDHLQQWRVWSPEVASSNSALGLTAAAYVLLGLEVGYLVLFYLGTSQLDGWWSPAGALVQPDLLATYMPWLQAVSISLYAAMWEESIFRAVPIACAALIGAKYGRKNLWVWGMVAVQAVVFAAGHANYPQQPPYARVIELTIPALTWGAVYVFFGLVPTILTHFLYDLALISGVLFASDAMFDQGVIVAVGLVPAAIVLWARRGGRARSTPPEWAYNRAWSPPEPASGPESGVVAATVRARDAPSGADAASELPVPTRVIYVGGLVGLLLWVGAAVMREPLPTLVLGRSEVMAIAQETMDASGAVSEGWTRIVYTGGGNSAAHAYVLEQGGERALDQLLGSYLTDPQWVVRYVDWDAEPEERVEEFRLYVSGEGGLRRMAHTLPEARAGVSLSEDSARVLALAAAGTVMEEDAARRLEEVGAEETVHPARTDWEFTFRDPALLADLAGEARVTVEVAGGEVADVRRYVHVPEEWGRERRESGTRRSLMLGGLAMVLVLNFVGGAVIAIVVWSRRGLPTRVVLTTAGVTFLALALSIGNGWSDVTAIFSTAQPWTLQAGGAAFGLLLIALIGGAGIGLISGLGHSWFEPRSRKNAPRWVGPALGLLIAGLGSMASVLSPGRPTLPDYSGASAFFPILAEPLDAVTPFLFVTAGMLALSAATVRFAGHTFYGSIVGFTILAMGAVIVPVGLQESVLAWIGAALVGVAVILTIVRFSARVPALAPLIVGTLAVTEALETALIGPYRGARVGGLLAAALIAWLALTWSRALSRADGARVGGEAAG; translated from the coding sequence ATGAAGGTGACGGCCATCTTGGCCGCCGAGCGGGAAGCGCCCATGACGCGTCGCCCGACTTTCTGGATCATCTTCTGTGCGCTCGGCATCGCCGGTGCGGTCACGGCGATCCAGCTCTTCCGCGTCGCGCTGCCCAGCGTTTCGCTCGACATCTCCATGGACCGTGGGAGTGCGCTGGCCGAAGCCGCCGTACTCGCCGAGCGATACGGTTGGGCCCCCGCCGACGCGCGCTCAGCGGCGTCGTTCGGGCAGGTGGGTTCAGAGGTCCAGACGTACGTCGAGCTCGAGGGCGGCGGCCGCGACGCGTTCGAGAGCCTGGCGAGGGCGGGTGTCTATCAGCCGTACCAGTGGTCGGTGCGGCGATTCGCGGAGGGGGAGGTCGAGGAGGCGCTCGTACGCTTCACGCCAGAGGGCACCCCGTACGGTTTTCGTTTGCGACTCTCGGAGGACGACCCCGGCCAGGGTAACCTCGACGAGACTGCCGCTCGCGCGGCGGCCGAGGCAGGAGCAGCCGCGTGGCCCATCGACCTCTCCAGCTATGCGCTGCTCGAGTCCTCCGAGGAGACGCTGCCCAGCGGGCGGGTGGACCACACCTTCGTCTTCGAACGCACCGACGTCACGCTCGCGGAGGCTCGTTTTCGCGTGCGGCTCGTCATCGCCGGCGACCAGTTCACACAACTCACGCACTTCGTGCATGTGCCAGAGGCCTTCTCGCGTCAGTACGCCGACATGCGCTCGACGAACAACGCGATCGCGCTCGTTTCGCAGTCGATCTTGGTGCTGTTCTTCGTGCTCTTCGGCGCGGGCGTGGGAACGGCCCTGTTGTTGCGACGGCGTTGGGTGGAGTGGCGCACCGCGCTGACGTGGGGCGGCTTCTCGGCGCTGCTCATCGGACTGAACGGCGTGAACGCGTTGCCGCTGTCGTGGATGTCCTACGACACGGCTCTGTCGGCGAACACATTCGTACTGCAACAAGTCGCGGCGGCCGGTGCGATCTTCTTCCTGGGCACGCCCATCCTCGGTTTCTTCTTCATGGCGGGGGAGTCGCTCGGGCGCCGCGCTTTCCCGGACCACCTGCAGCAGTGGCGCGTCTGGTCTCCCGAGGTGGCGTCGTCCAACTCGGCGCTCGGCCTCACGGCGGCCGCGTACGTGCTCTTGGGGCTCGAGGTCGGGTACTTGGTACTCTTCTACCTGGGCACGTCACAGCTCGACGGCTGGTGGTCTCCCGCGGGTGCACTGGTGCAGCCGGATCTGCTGGCGACGTACATGCCGTGGTTGCAGGCGGTGTCGATTTCGCTCTACGCCGCGATGTGGGAGGAGAGCATCTTCCGTGCGGTACCGATCGCGTGTGCCGCGCTCATCGGCGCGAAGTACGGGCGGAAGAACCTGTGGGTGTGGGGAATGGTGGCGGTGCAGGCGGTGGTCTTCGCGGCGGGGCACGCGAACTACCCGCAACAGCCTCCGTACGCACGCGTCATCGAGCTTACCATCCCTGCGCTCACATGGGGTGCGGTGTACGTCTTCTTCGGACTCGTGCCGACGATCCTCACGCATTTCCTCTACGACCTCGCGCTGATCTCGGGGGTGCTGTTCGCGTCGGACGCGATGTTCGACCAGGGCGTCATCGTCGCTGTCGGACTCGTTCCTGCCGCGATCGTGCTTTGGGCTCGGCGCGGAGGAAGGGCACGGTCGACCCCGCCGGAGTGGGCGTACAACCGGGCGTGGTCTCCGCCCGAGCCGGCGAGCGGTCCGGAGTCGGGGGTTGTCGCGGCAACGGTGAGGGCGCGGGACGCGCCGTCCGGCGCCGACGCCGCCTCCGAGCTACCCGTTCCCACGCGCGTGATCTACGTCGGGGGCCTCGTCGGCTTGCTACTCTGGGTCGGCGCGGCCGTGATGCGGGAACCGCTGCCGACGCTCGTGCTCGGACGGTCCGAAGTCATGGCCATCGCTCAGGAAACAATGGATGCTTCTGGCGCGGTGTCGGAGGGTTGGACCCGGATCGTCTACACGGGAGGCGGGAATTCGGCAGCGCACGCGTACGTGCTGGAGCAGGGAGGGGAGCGAGCCCTCGATCAGCTTCTCGGCAGCTACCTGACCGATCCTCAATGGGTTGTTCGCTACGTGGACTGGGACGCCGAGCCGGAGGAGCGGGTCGAGGAGTTTCGCTTGTACGTGTCCGGTGAGGGTGGGCTGCGGCGCATGGCTCATACACTGCCCGAAGCGCGCGCGGGGGTCAGTCTGTCCGAGGACTCGGCGCGAGTCCTCGCGCTCGCCGCTGCTGGCACCGTGATGGAAGAGGACGCAGCCCGTCGTCTCGAAGAAGTGGGCGCCGAGGAGACCGTGCACCCGGCTCGGACCGACTGGGAGTTCACCTTCCGTGATCCGGCACTCCTGGCCGACCTGGCAGGCGAGGCGCGCGTGACGGTCGAGGTCGCCGGCGGCGAAGTCGCGGATGTCCGCCGCTATGTGCACGTGCCGGAGGAGTGGGGCCGAGAACGGCGTGAGAGCGGCACTCGACGGAGTCTCATGCTCGGCGGGCTCGCAATGGTGCTCGTGCTCAACTTCGTCGGGGGCGCGGTCATCGCGATTGTCGTTTGGAGTCGCCGGGGGCTCCCGACGCGAGTGGTGCTCACTACTGCGGGAGTGACGTTCCTGGCGTTGGCGCTCTCCATCGGCAACGGCTGGTCTGACGTCACGGCGATCTTCTCCACCGCCCAGCCGTGGACCCTCCAGGCAGGGGGAGCCGCGTTCGGGCTCCTGTTGATCGCTCTCATCGGAGGAGCCGGCATCGGTCTGATCTCCGGCCTCGGCCACTCCTGGTTCGAGCCCCGTAGCCGAAAAAACGCTCCGCGCTGGGTTGGGCCCGCGCTCGGTCTGCTCATCGCCGGTTTGGGGAGCATGGCGTCCGTGCTCTCGCCTGGGCGGCCCACGCTCCCCGACTATTCCGGGGCTTCGGCGTTCTTTCCGATCCTCGCCGAGCCGCTCGACGCCGTGACGCCGTTCCTCTTTGTCACGGCTGGCATGCTTGCGCTCTCCGCGGCCACCGTGCGCTTCGCTGGGCACACGTTCTACGGGAGTATCGTGGGCTTCACGATCTTGGCCATGGGTGCCGTGATCGTCCCGGTTGGGTTGCAGGAGTCGGTTCTCGCTTGGATCGGGGCCGCGCTGGTCGGCGTCGCGGTGATCCTTACGATCGTGCGCTTCAGTGCACGCGTGCCGGCCTTGGCGCCGTTGATCGTGGGCACACTTGCGGTGACGGAAGCGCTCGAGACAGCGCTGATCGGGCCATACCGCGGCGCACGAGTGGGTGGCCTGCTCGCTGCGGCGCTCATCGCTTGGCTCGCGCTCACCTGGTCCCGGGCGCTCAGTCGAGCCGATGGCGCCCGGGTCGGCGGCGAGGCCGCCGGTTGA
- a CDS encoding zinc-dependent metalloprotease has protein sequence MMVQTGAANPDARQLPLTDRLMEEAMEQVITHEIGHAIGLPHNMVASSSYPVDSLRSQSFASRMGVAPTIMDYARQNYIAQPGDGLRPEDELGTLDEWIVERAHDRMYKYLPQGGLSVSDPRAQTEDMGRRSGSSQRVRHGEPEAHRPEARRVDDQAGRGLHRPRRNLR, from the coding sequence ATGATGGTCCAGACCGGGGCGGCCAACCCGGACGCGCGACAGCTTCCGCTCACAGATCGCCTCATGGAGGAGGCGATGGAGCAAGTGATCACGCATGAGATCGGCCATGCGATCGGACTACCGCACAACATGGTCGCTAGCTCGTCCTACCCGGTCGACTCTCTTCGTTCACAGAGCTTCGCCAGCCGGATGGGGGTCGCGCCGACCATCATGGACTACGCGCGCCAGAACTACATCGCACAGCCCGGGGACGGATTACGGCCCGAGGACGAGCTCGGGACACTCGACGAATGGATCGTCGAGCGCGCGCACGATCGCATGTACAAGTACCTCCCTCAGGGCGGCCTCAGCGTGAGCGACCCACGCGCCCAAACGGAGGACATGGGTAGACGATCCGGTTCGAGCCAGCGAGTACGGCATGGCGAACCTGAAGCGCATCGTCCCGAAGCTCGTCGAGTGGACGACCAAGCCGGGAGAGGACTACACCGACCTCGCCGAAATCTACGGTGA
- a CDS encoding zinc-dependent metalloprotease, whose product MANLKRIVPKLVEWTTKPGEDYTDLAEIYGEALSQWNRYVGHVLTLVAGVHVDLKTSDETGAVFDGVERDHQKRAMDLLAPRGVHGTGLAQRGRNSGAGGEEIGRRRRLRGYAI is encoded by the coding sequence ATGGCGAACCTGAAGCGCATCGTCCCGAAGCTCGTCGAGTGGACGACCAAGCCGGGAGAGGACTACACCGACCTCGCCGAAATCTACGGTGAGGCGTTGAGCCAGTGGAATCGGTACGTCGGCCACGTGCTCACGCTGGTCGCGGGCGTGCACGTCGACCTGAAGACGTCCGACGAGACGGGAGCCGTCTTCGACGGGGTCGAACGCGATCATCAGAAGCGCGCGATGGATTTGCTGGCGCCGCGAGGTGTTCACGGCACCGGTCTGGCTCAACGAGGCCGAAATTCTGGAGCGGGAGGCGAGGAAATAGGTCGTCGTCGCAGACTTCGGGGCTACGCCATCTAG
- a CDS encoding transposase encodes MRPVFPALDLFRGDSLPHEHARELEVIDRILCDNPTITRLVWKDLQDEEGTKPDRRGRPGLSAYVILRAAVIKQMRGFSYEELEFCLADSLTYRRFCAFTHPLDVPRKSAAGQEHQADLRGDLADGQPGDPPVC; translated from the coding sequence ATGCGCCCAGTCTTTCCCGCCCTCGACCTCTTCCGAGGCGACAGCCTGCCCCACGAGCATGCTCGCGAGTTGGAAGTGATCGATCGGATCCTGTGTGACAACCCTACCATCACGCGACTGGTCTGGAAAGATCTGCAAGATGAGGAAGGTACGAAGCCCGATCGGCGAGGTCGGCCGGGCTTGAGCGCGTACGTCATCCTCCGGGCGGCCGTGATCAAGCAGATGAGGGGCTTCAGCTACGAGGAGCTGGAGTTCTGCCTGGCGGACTCGCTCACCTACCGGCGCTTCTGCGCCTTCACGCATCCGCTCGATGTGCCCCGCAAGTCGGCCGCTGGCCAAGAACATCAAGCGGATCTCCGAGGCGACCTGGCAGACGGTCAACCAGGTGATCCTCCAGTATGCTGA
- a CDS encoding acyl-CoA synthetase: MSKYDLDMERRSANHVPLSPLSFLRRTAAVYPERCAIRYGRQEWSWAETYGRCRALADALRRRGVEKNDTVAVLCPNTPPAVEVSFGVPMAGAVLNMINTRLDAEMVAFILDHAEARFFVVDQSFAQVATAALRIAEASPTVVFIEDDAIEPVESFGDVSYEELIAEGDPGADWSRPTDEWDAIALNYTSGTTGNPKGVVYHHRGAYLNALSNALDWSLPQGPIYLWTLPLFHCNGWCFPWTIAAVAGTNVCLRGVDGGAILDLIGREGVTHMCGAPIVINMVTTEAEKRGEALPHKVRMMTAGAAPPAAVLDRAGRVGFEITHAYGLTECYGPNTVCAWHPEWDELPLEEQARLKARQGVVYTVQEELTVLDPETLEPVPADGETIGEIMMRGNVLMKGYLKNPDTTKQAFEGGYFHTGDLAVMHPDGYVEIKDRSKDIIISGGENISSIEVESVLYRHPAVSAAAVVARPDDHWGETPCAFLELREGAEVTEQEVIDFCRANMAHFKAPKTVVFGELPKTSTGKIQKFVLRERARALDS, translated from the coding sequence ACGATCTCGATATGGAGCGGCGGTCTGCGAATCATGTGCCGCTGTCGCCGTTGTCGTTCTTGCGGCGTACGGCAGCGGTGTATCCGGAGCGGTGCGCGATCCGGTACGGCCGCCAGGAGTGGAGTTGGGCTGAGACGTACGGTCGGTGCCGAGCTCTTGCGGATGCCCTGCGGCGGCGGGGCGTGGAGAAGAACGACACGGTTGCGGTGCTGTGCCCGAACACGCCACCGGCGGTGGAGGTCTCCTTCGGCGTGCCGATGGCGGGCGCGGTTCTCAACATGATCAATACGCGACTCGACGCCGAGATGGTCGCGTTCATCCTCGACCATGCGGAAGCGCGCTTCTTCGTCGTCGACCAGAGTTTCGCGCAGGTCGCTACAGCGGCGCTCCGGATCGCCGAGGCGTCGCCCACGGTCGTGTTCATCGAAGACGATGCGATCGAGCCTGTCGAGAGCTTCGGTGACGTGTCATACGAAGAGCTGATCGCGGAAGGCGATCCTGGCGCCGACTGGTCACGCCCCACAGACGAATGGGACGCGATCGCACTGAACTACACCTCGGGCACCACGGGGAATCCCAAGGGCGTCGTCTACCACCACCGCGGCGCGTACTTGAATGCGCTCAGCAACGCGCTCGATTGGTCGCTACCGCAGGGTCCGATCTACCTGTGGACGCTGCCGCTCTTCCACTGCAACGGCTGGTGCTTTCCGTGGACGATCGCGGCCGTGGCCGGGACGAACGTGTGCCTGCGCGGGGTCGACGGGGGTGCGATCCTCGATCTGATTGGCCGCGAGGGCGTCACGCACATGTGCGGCGCGCCGATCGTGATCAACATGGTCACCACAGAAGCTGAGAAGCGGGGTGAGGCCCTGCCGCACAAGGTTCGCATGATGACGGCGGGCGCCGCCCCCCCGGCCGCGGTGCTGGATCGAGCCGGGCGTGTGGGCTTCGAGATAACGCACGCGTACGGCCTCACCGAGTGCTACGGGCCGAACACGGTCTGCGCGTGGCACCCCGAATGGGACGAGCTGCCGCTGGAGGAACAGGCCAGGCTGAAAGCTCGGCAAGGAGTCGTCTACACCGTGCAGGAGGAGCTGACCGTACTGGATCCGGAGACGCTCGAGCCGGTGCCGGCCGACGGGGAGACGATTGGCGAGATCATGATGCGCGGAAACGTGCTCATGAAGGGATACCTGAAGAATCCCGACACCACGAAGCAGGCCTTCGAGGGCGGGTACTTCCACACAGGTGACCTCGCCGTCATGCATCCGGACGGCTACGTCGAAATCAAGGACCGGTCCAAGGACATCATCATCTCGGGTGGCGAGAACATCTCGTCGATCGAGGTCGAGAGCGTGTTGTATCGTCACCCTGCGGTGTCGGCGGCCGCGGTCGTGGCGCGACCTGACGACCACTGGGGAGAGACACCGTGCGCGTTCCTCGAGCTACGGGAGGGTGCCGAGGTGACGGAGCAGGAAGTCATCGACTTCTGTAGGGCCAACATGGCCCACTTCAAGGCGCCGAAGACCGTGGTCTTCGGGGAGCTGCCCAAGACGTCGACTGGGAAGATTCAGAAGTTCGTGCTGCGGGAGCGGGCGCGGGCGCTTGATTCCTAG